DNA sequence from the Suricata suricatta isolate VVHF042 chromosome 5, meerkat_22Aug2017_6uvM2_HiC, whole genome shotgun sequence genome:
AGGGGCAGAATTCTCCTGCCGTCCATCAGATGACCTCCAGGTGCAGCAGCAGGGCCTCTGGGAGGACTGATCTTCTGCCCCACAGTTAAATACACATAAAGACACAGTGCATATGGGATAATCCCGATAAGCATGTATGCCCTCTGATCGTGGCAAACTATAATTAGCTTTCTGCTCCTCAGATAAAATGTTCTCATCCCCATCTCTTTATCATTAAcctcctccccctttttctttctttcagtttctctcaCCTGGAATTCTGTATAAAATTCTATCTAAATACTATGATTTCAAGGGCCCATCTCTCCACTAAAGGGCAAAGTCTTCCCTGACTATTCTACCCTATGGTAATCTAGGCTCTGGCCCTCTTTAACATTTATCAAGCATCTGGCTCTAATTTTTTGCTGCCTAATTCTATTAATTAGCTTTTCACAAGTTTTTGACTTATCTTCCGATTAGATTGTAAGCCCCTTAAAGGCATATTCCGATATTCTGTTCTTATATTCCTAATGCATCTACATAGTAGATACTCTACATGTCTCAGTTTTGAAAAGTAACATGGTCAATCCAAACATAACCCAATACGTACGTTTTGTGCTCTTTACAGATTTTTCTAGAACCATGTTTATACATTCTTAGTATAACTGTACAATCATTTTATATTGCATTGTCCACTTGTATTACTCAGTTTCACAAGTACACGAAGAATGTATAAACATGGTTCTTCTGTGAGCCCAATGCCTTCTTTGAGTTTCTGGTATCAGAACTCGTCGGCTGACTCTGTGTCCCAGCCACAAGACTGCAGGTGTTCATCCTGTGGGAACTCCACTTCGATGTCATAAACAAAATTCggatcttccttcttcttctgatttttctcaaAAAGCTCATCCATGATGCTCTTTCTTTTGGCAAGTTCCTTGTCATCTAGTTTGTTCAGGTCTTCCTCAGGGTCAATCGTTGTTTCCCGCTGAATCTGCTCCATCGTTTCGGCCAAACTTTGCCCCTGCAAATAACCTCGTAAAACACGGAACAACTTCTCTAGCTGCCTCAGGGACACTTGCTCCAGGTAATTCTTGTGTCGTGGATTGTTCTTTAACTGTTCAGCAGCTCTGCTGCAATCTAGGAGGGAGAAACAAAGCTATACGCTGCACATAACACATACACCACAAAGAACTGATGTACCATAAACTACTGGAAACATTATCTGCTATTAAGCCAAGAAACAGAGTGgctttttcaaaatgaattattttgcaGAACTATTCCTTCATACTGAGTTTTGAGTGGGGGAGCGGGAAGGAGGGATgcatcttttaatttctttaacttaAAATCACTTTGAGATGTTATACACTTGCAACTGGAGAAAAcatctaaaatgaaaagataggcTTGCAGTTTTAGACATTAGTGCTGGTACTAATACCAAGACTGCACATAGAAGACACacttggagggagagaagggagttaatattatttaataatgctGTCTCCTTTAACCCATATGTAATTCTGAATGGGTGGAATTATCAGTTTCCtcttacagatcaggaaactgaggctcactgaCAATAAGTCAGTTAGCTGGGGTCACACATCTACCCTGATTTGAACCTAAGACTGTGTAACTCTGCAGGCCATGTCACTTCATTATGAGactcaaatctttctttttaagtgactTAGAGAATATTTCATACAGGTAAGATAAAGCATGAGGTACCTGAAAACTTTGAAAAGTTTCGGACTGGCATGATGCGTTGGCGACTTTTCCCCTTCATTTCATTCTCATAGATTAAGATAATAGCTGGAGGCTGGAACCTAATTCCACATTTTTTGGCAGTGCACATCATTCTCACATACACTGCAGGGTCCATCAGAGGAAATCTGATGAAAATGTGTTAGTCACATAATGACTTCCTGCTGAAGGGGAAACAAATTTAAGTGTCGGAGAAATCACACTCCCTAGTACCCCGCCTCCCCAGCAGATCTGGCTCTAGTCCAGGTCTAGGAATGCATGCTTAGCCTATCAAGCCCAGGTCTTTGAGAGCTACTTTGAAAGTTCCCTTTGGCCCTCAGTTATCCTTATTCTGCTGGGTCCCTGGTTCACTGAGGTGTGGAGGTTTGTTCACATACAAGCCTGCATATGCAGTTCAGTCTGGACCTCTCGGTGTACTGCATTCTTAACCAAAGATTATAAATGAACCTCTGAGTCAGCTCAAGAATCAACTTACAGGATCTTTTTTGTTTACCAGTTAAACAAGTATGTATACCTTCTATGGCAAGATACTAGGATCTTTTAACCTTAAACATTATGTCCTGAGAGGTTCACCAACCAGATCTGTCTCCTCTGTACTTTCTCAATCATTTCACTCATCAAGGTTTTATGATTATGTATTTAATCATTTACctacccttcttttttttcttttaagattttacatttaagtaatctctatagccaacgtggggcttaaacacGCAActcaaagatcaagagtcacatccttgGGGCGCCTaaatggcttagtcggttaagcatctgacttcagctcaggtcataatctcatggttcatgagttggagccccacatcaagctctatgctgacagctcagagcctagagcctgcttcagattctgtgtctttctctctctgcccctccctgcttgtggtctatctctgtctatcaaaattaaaaataaacataagaaaaaaaaaaaaaaaagaaaagagtcacatgctctactgactgagccagccaggcatccgcTTCCCTTCTATTCTGCATGCTACATGAGGTAAGGAACATATCCGTTGTTCACCAGAATATCCTCGCACATTACCTGGAATGTAGTAGGGGTTCCACACAGATTTGTTTAACTTAATGTACTCATACAAGACAGAGCCTCTGTACATCCTCTAAGTGTTCACAGTCCAGAAGTCTGATACCAAATGCAGACTTGATGCAGATTCAGTCTCTATATATACAAGCAAAAAAGTTTACATGGCTTTTATTTCAACTTATTTGTCTCACTATATGTTTTTTCAGTCACAAGAAACACAGCTACTTTGCAGTGAATACTTTCTATTCCCTCTTCCTGGCTCCCAGTGCCAAAATATACTGAATGACAGGGACTCCTTAAACAGGACTATGACATTCtcaggaagatttttaaatgtcaaggaACTGACAGGCAAGTAGCACAGGGTGATGGTATCTTCACAAACTTAGTTCTGTTAGAGAATCACTTTAGGAAAATAAGACATTGGAGAAAACTGGGGGtaaggtgggagaggaggagaaaacatatataaaataattacctttgattctttccagtttttttctatatgtattttttaatatagtgttttttatattaaatgtctgttttctgCCTCTTAAAGTATGCTCCACAcccagcagggctcaaactcacaaccctgagatcaagagtcacccctgagatcaagagtcccatgctctaccaattgagccagccacgAGCCCCTATTTCCTGCCTTTTAAATTTAACAACCTATGTGATTTAGAtgttttactaaaatataaaatttttttatgattgcCAAGTATTTTGTCCTACAGGCATACCATAATCTTTATCATTCACCCCTTATTGTGGGACATCAGAATTTTTACTCTTAAGAAATTAATCATTAAGAACTGCTTTTTCAAATTACTATGCTCTGCCTCTGATCTGATACAATGATTCTACCCATCTCCTTCTTCTTAACAAATAGTCCTCACAGGTCACCTCACTAAAGTCTAGTCTGTTAGTAGGCTTTCTAGGAGATCCTACTAAGCACAATATAAATTCCATACACTCAAGCAAATGCCCCTATTCGTGAATGATGTACGTGATTGATAATAatgtaggttgtttttttttttactatagagtcttttctttttaaaatttaacttttatttgtactaaagtaatgtcttttttctgtttaaaatgcaaaatagcaatccctatcaaaataacaccagcattcttcacagagctagaacaaaggaTCCTAAAttttttatggaaccagaaagaccctaaatagtcaaagcaatcctgaaaaagaaaaccaaagctggaggcatcacaattccagacttgaagctgtgttacaaagctgcaatcatcaagacagtgtggtactggcacaaaaatgacACTcaggtcagtggaacagaatagagaacccagaaatggacccatagaCAAATGGTCaaataaaagtaggaaagaatatccaatagaaaaaggacagtctctgcagcaaatggtgttggcaaAACTGGACAGCGATATGCagaaaaaatgaacctggacaacTTTTTTACactatacaaaaaataaactcaaaatggacgagagatctaaacataagacaggaagccatccaaatcctagaggagaaaacaggcaacaacatctttgaccttggccacaacaacttcttgacatgtctccagaggcaaggaaaactaaagcaaaaatgaactaatgggaccttatcaatttaaaaagtttctgaacagtgaaggaaacaatcagcaaaaaagacaactgacggaatgggagaagatatttgcaaatgaaatattaaataaagggttggtatccaaaatctataaagaacttataaaactcaacacccaaaaaacaaataatccagtgaagaaatgggctaaaaacatgaaaagacatttccccagagaagacatccagatggccaaaagacacatgaaacaatttcaacatcactcatcatctgggacatacaaatcaaaaccacaatgagatacacctCACACCCGTCAAAATGGCTAGCATTAAcgactcaggcaacaacagatgccggagaggatgcggagaaagagcatctcttttgcactcctggtgggaatgcaaactggtgcagccactctggaaaacagtatggaggttcctcaaaatattgaaaatagatctaccctctgacccagcaattgcactactaggtatttatccacagTATACaagagtgctgtttcaaaggggaacatgcacccctatgtttatagcagcactatcaacaatagccaaagtatggaaagagcccaaatgtccatcagctaatgaatggataaagaagatacagtatatgtatatgatggaatattactgggcagttaaaatgaatgaaatcttgccatttgcagcaacatcgATGGAACTACAGTGCATTTTTCTAAGTGAAGTacgtcagagaaagataaatatatgattttgctcatatgtggagtttaagatacaaaacagatgaacataaaggaacgcaagcaaagataatataaaaacagggagggagacaaaccataagagactcttaaatacagagaacaaaattagGATTGCTGAAGGGGTTTTGGGTGGGGTCTAAATAGGcaaggggtattaaggaggactcttgtggatgagcactgggtgttatatgtaagtgatgagttactaaattctattcttgaaatcattgcactatatgttaactagcatAACtaacttaatttacatttttaatgaaaattaaaaataataagaaaaaaaaagagtggtctGAGAGAAGGGTAAGATTATATCAGGACAACTGTATTCCtgctaaagaaataaacagaaacaacCCCCTCCAAGTATATATCAAGTTCAGGAATCTGCTTTGAAGAGTAAATAGAAATTAGTTAAACATAGGAGGTAGAAGGAATTCCAGTAAAGGGAATAGCATTTGGTTATGCCAAATGCATCTCTATGGCATTCATCATTGTTGTAACTGCAACATGAATAAGCTTGAGATAAAATAAGTGGAATAGGTCAGAATCAGGAAGTAGTAGTCACACCATTCAGAGCTTTATGGTTTGATCTTACTTGGGAGTTCGAGCTTTACCCTAAAAGCTCGAGGGAACTCTCAAAGGATTGGAATCAGAGCAGTATAAGTGTGGTTCTAGGTTGGAAGAGGATTACACAGAAAGCTGGGTATTGGGAGGGATAGTAGTGACCACAAGtgaggaggctctgcactgagactGGCAGAGGGTTGAAGATTCAATTCCAAAGGTGCCAATGGGGTAGTGTCTGCTGTCTTGGTGatgtgattgattgattgattgactggaTACaggtattgagagagagaaaaaaaattcaaaggttaaaaaaattaaaaaaaaattgggagcctgggtggctcagttagttatgcagcagactttggctcaggtcataatctcacagttggtgggtctGAGCTGACAGACAGGAgaaggcttcagattctgtatcttcctttctctctacccctcccctgctcattctgtctgtctctctcttcctcaaaaataaataaacattaaaaaataaataaataggggcacctgggtgactcagtcggttaagtgtctgagttaggctcaggtcatttcacagtttgtgggttccagccctgcatcggctggtgtctgctgtcagcacagagcttgttgcagattctctgtctccctctctgcccctcccccactcgtgctctgtctcaaaaataaacaaacgttaaaatcgtttttaaattaatatataaaatgtaaaataattctaTGAGGATTATAACAAATAACTTGTCCTTCCTCTCTTCACAGGCAACCAGTTTCActtcttttaagtgtttcttcCAAAATGTATATCcccatatttctttaaaattttttttaaatgtttagtttttatttttgagagagaaacacagcatgagcaagggaggggcagagggagagggagacacagaatcccaagcagactccaagctccgagctgtccgcacacagccccacgggggggggggggggaggtcgaactcaccaactgagagatcaaagacctgtgccaaagtccgatgcttaacccactgagccagccgggcgcccctccATATTTCTTAATAGCATGTTTATACTgctgttttcagtatttttatagtACATGCTGGCATCTTTCCGCAGAGGAAAATGTCTGCAAGCTCGGTCCTAGAGCTCTTTGTTCTGCTCCAATCTTCATCTAGGCCTACTTGCGGATTTAACTTAATTCATGAAGACAGATGACTATTTACCTAAGTCTTCCTCCTAGGCATTAATACTTTTCTCCCCGAGGATCAGTGACTGCCATAACCTTGCTAAACATCCCGCACAGCACCTAAAAGTGTACGGATTTTGCCAATAGGTAGACGATCCTCTTCGTACTCACGTCCCCATTAGTGCAAGGCTGACTTTCTCACCCTTAGAGAAGTACAGCAAGTGCATCTTCTGCAGGGGAAGGTCTAAAACCGCCGAGAGAGGGTAGTTTCCACCCAACTGCTGTGCACAGAGGTTCACTTAACTCGATTTTGAAGCCGGGCGGAACCTGGCGTTGCAGAAAAGTCGACAGCCACAGGCCCCGCAGACGTGAATTTCCCTGCAGGAGACCCGAATCCGCAAGTACCTGTAAGTGCAAGTGGAGACAGGGAGCTCCGGATCCTGCTCAAAGGACTGTGTCCGAGGGTCGGGGTCTGGATGGGGGCCCAGGCAGGCGTTCCCAAAGCAACTGACCCGGAGCACGTCACGGCGCCTGCGCCGTTCCTCGCCCCGCCCCCGACCGGCCGGTGGGAGGCGGGCACCAATGGAGCGAGTAGGCGGGCTGGGCTGCAGACTCCCGCGACACCGGAACTTTTGGGGGTCCGCTGCTGTGGGGAGCCGGGAAACGGCAGGACCGTAGGCGCGCGTAACCGAGTCTTCCGTCCCGGTCACCAACTCCGTGGCAGCACGCTCCAGGAGCGGCGTGAGGCGAGCGCAGGCTCCTCCGTCCGCAAGCCCCTCCGTCCGCATATCGTCCGCGCGCGCTCCTCTGAGGAGCGCGTTCTCCAGCGTCCTGGCTGCCAGGGCCGTGGGCATCCGGGCGGTGGCCTGGCTGCTGCTCTGGGAGGCGGCTGGACTCCCCAGCATACCGGCCACGGCCTTCTCTGCCGCCCCCACAGACACTGGTaaagggaggggcggggctgcggGAGTGGGGGTGGGCCTTGACTCGGGTCTGGGGCAGTGCAGACTCCCAGGTCCTCAGGGGTTTGCAAAGGTACAGTACTTCTCCGTAGCTCGGCCCGTGGGCCTAGAAGTGATGGGTGACCTGGGGAAGGTTAAAAACCGTGGCCACGTGCCTCTCCTTCTTCCcacatcccctccccctgccactgcTTAGAGGCCCCTTCTGGCTCTCTGAGATAGTAGTAGCTGTACTATTACTAAAATCTTGTGAAAGAAGTACAGCCGTCAGGTGTCTTGGGATGCATGAAGCTTGTGACCACCAAGGGAACCAGCAAAGCCACGGTGCCCTTTGCGGTGTGAGAATCCCAATACAGAATACAGAGCCAGCCGGCGGTGGGGACGTGGGAAGGGGAGGATAACtagttttgttttacaaatattttttgtacTAAATCGCATTGGGCTGCGGATTTTCTTATGACTGTGGGCTGGGCAAGTTGATTCATTTCTTTGGGCCCGAGTTGGGCCGCAGTGCTGTGCTAGGTGCTGTGGAACCAGCTTGCAGAGTAGTGAGGGAATGCAGTAGTCATAACGACAAGGAAAGGCAGTACACACCAAGTAAGTTTTTCCGTCTGTAAAACGAGGATATTAGACTAGTGTCAGTCACTGCTTTTGTGTCTTCAAATATTAGGTTTCCAAATTTATTTGAAGTATTATgaagctaaaataaatttttaaacaactgGTCTTGGTGGTCTCTAAAGACTCTTCCACCactgatattttataattaagaagAGGTCAATTTCCACAGCCAGTTCAGGCCACAATAATCAAATAAGGtaatatttaagaggaaaaatctTGAAGGTGAATTCACATGCaacaaattcattttgaaaatggtatttttgctttaaaaatcacaaataatacCTATTTGCTATACTGTCAGTAAATTAGCCTTTCTTCCATGCCAGGTGAATGTGATTTACTATTCTCTGGTGTATGTCCCGGTAGAATTTAAGCCGATTaatatgaacttttttttctaatttaatctgTAAGTAGCATTAAACACTTACTCCCTACccctattaaaattaaatagtgaAGAAACATCTGGATTTGTACAAGAGATACCCAAAGTTATTTGTTTGAAACAAACAATGATTTGTTTCCAGAGCAAATACAGGTTTCTTTAAATAGCTAGGAGAGTGGAAATATCTTAGGCTTTAAAAATCAGgcaaggggtgcctaggtggctcagtcatttaagcgtccgactttggctgaggtcatgatctcacagttcgtgggtttgagccctgcatcaggctctgtgctgacagctcagagcctggagcctgcttcagattctgtatctccctctctctctgaccctcccctaattgcgcacgcgcgctctctctctctctctctctcaaaaaacaaacacactaaaAACCCCATAAAAGTCAGGCAAATCTTGCTTCTAATCAGTCACTTACTTAGTGGTATGACCAAGAATCAGTTagaactatttattttattcttaagttttatttatttaagtaatctctacacccactgtgggcCTGGAACTTACAAcgcggagatcaagagttgcacgctcttcagactgagcccgccaggcgcccttACCATCAGTTTCCTCCtcgcacttgtggggaagagcactgggtgttatagggaaaccagtttgacaataaactattaaaaaaaaaaagaatccgtTTCCTCCTGTGTGCAAATGGCAATAATTTTGTCTGCATATTTTGCTaggttgtgaaaattaaaacacacaaaagtcCCAAGTAGATCTATcatatggatattatttttttaatttatttttgagagagagtgagcacaagttggggaggggcagagagagaaggagacagaggatccaaagtgagctctgtgctgaaagcctgatgtggcactcgaactcatgtgagatcatgacctgagctgaagtcggaagcttaaccaactgagccacccaggcgcccctggatattACATAATAAATAGTAAACCATACTTTTTTCAAcgattttatttcatataattttacatgTGTCTTTTCAGGAATACATCTAATagtttatgattttctttgtgtttgttttaatgttcttcCTACCTACTCTCACCTTTTGAAAATGGAGTAAAATTCCATAGCAAGATGCTCAGCAGAGTTGATGATCGTTAgtaacagaatttttaattttatgatgttAACATTGagtaatagttttaaaatctgaattctgCCTGGTGTCAGTACAGTgagatttctgtttattttaagtttatagaaTCTTTGAAATTCCTTTGAATCTTTGAAAAGCctctactttttgtttctgttttaaacatTCCCAACATCCACACAGGCATCAACGTATCGTCTTCTCAGTTTTACAGGTGCGGGTGGTATACAGAAGTTGGCAGTATGCATCAGACACACAGTTGCAGTGAGCTAGGATTAAAACTGAGATCTCCTGGCTCTTTAGCCATTCTGTTCCTTTTGGTGTGCCGGGGATCATCTGAATAAATTAGTATCAGTAACAAACACCTACATTGAGCTCTTACTATGTGGAAAGCCCTGTTGTAAGTGCTTctacatttattacattttcatgACAACTAGCAGAGAGATAAACTATCTTGTCCAAAGGCACATAGCTATTAAGTGACAGACTGGGATTTAAAAGTAGGCTATCTAACTCCAGAGTCAATGTTCTTAACCCCTGTGCTGTATTAGAAGTAGCCTTTTTAGGTAACTCAAATTGCTTAAGTTAAAGCTTTGTTTATAAGTTGGTTAGATTTTGCAGGCAACTGAAGCCTATTCAaacaattatgttttttattatttaaatattatttcatagactgcttatttttaaaaaatcttctggtTCTTATAGGCATAAGGGCCACTtgttctgaaattattttgaggCAAGAAGTTTTGAAAAATGGTTTCCATAGGTAAGTTGCCCACTGACTTCTGCTTACATCAAAATACTGTTTCATATCATTTAGAGCAAAAACATCAATAACtggaaaatggataaaataaaaatcacttgcTTTCTTGTATTATAATTGACAGGTTTGTCATATGTGGTTTATGGTTtgaaataatgattaaaataacagtagagtagagaaaaaaacaaatctttaatatttatcatacatgtatgttttatatatatagccAGAAACTATACAGTATTCATTTAATGTTCACAATGGTTGTGAGATAGATGATACTTTTCTTGCTTTTCGGATGAGAAGACTAGGGCTCAGAGAATTTAATTTAGTAGAAGTGTGGATGGTAGAGCTCTGACTCAAATTTATGACTGTCATAGTCCAAAGTCATGCTATCAAGTATGAAGATGTTATGCCAACCTAAGTCACTAAGTTGCTGATTTATAATACTTGGTTTCAAATAACCAAGCtgtttcaaaatagaaattattctcaaaaatgaatatttgccagaattgaagatatttaaagaatGGTTAATAGTTGTAGAAGCTGTTCTTTAAGAAAACTTCCCAAACTTTAAAGCTTTTCATGGGAATTAATTTGAAATGATTCTCAAAGGCCTAATTTACAAATTCTGATACATTTCTTCTAGAATCACTGCATTTTATAAGTCACCTTAAAATGAAACCTCTCATTTTCTACTCTCTTTAAAGTTAGTCTGGATGCAAATGGCTAGGAGGCATAATAGAAAaaacttgggttttgttttggggtttttttgttattgttgttattttctatatttttattttagagtgagcactagagaagggcagagggagagagaaccttaagcaggctccacgctgagcacagagcccaacacgggactcaacacagggcttgatcccatgaccctgggatcatgacgcaagccaaaatcaagaattgaacactcaaccaactgagttacccggcaccccttgttttgttttttaactcagACAAATTTGGGCTCAGAGTGTAGCTCTATTATTTAGTAACTCTGTGGCCTTAGCAAGTTTATTGAAATCTTTGCTACTCACCAGTAAAATTGGATAGTGATAGTATTTCCTTATtagggttgtgaggattaaatctgATAATATATAGAAAGTGTCTTAATGTGGTGCTTGTCACACAGTAAGTACATCCCCAGGAAATGTTAGctttcattattaataataagataggtgggggtgactgggtggctcagttggttagggtctgactcttggttttagctcaggtcatgatctcacagtttgtgagttcgagccccacatctggcatgctgctgtcagcacagagcctgtttcagatcctctgtccccttctatgtctgctcctcccccacttacgctctctctcaaaaatgaacatttaaaaagatatatatatatatatgtgtgtgtgtatatatat
Encoded proteins:
- the CEP19 gene encoding centrosomal protein of 19 kDa, with protein sequence MDPAVYVRMMCTAKKCGIRFQPPAIILIYENEMKGKSRQRIMPVRNFSKFSDCSRAAEQLKNNPRHKNYLEQVSLRQLEKLFRVLRGYLQGQSLAETMEQIQRETTIDPEEDLNKLDDKELAKRKSIMDELFEKNQKKKEDPNFVYDIEVEFPQDEHLQSCGWDTESADEF